From the genome of Ziziphus jujuba cultivar Dongzao chromosome 6, ASM3175591v1, one region includes:
- the LOC132804039 gene encoding endochitinase Ziz m 1.0101-like, with protein sequence MAPLAKLVVACLILSLALIQVSWVAGGSIATYWGQDTNDTEGRLEELCNTGHYSHINVAFLTHFGDGRDLEFSIFDHCNNQVSCIRFGRDIKTCQSKQVKILLSIEGPYGTYSLNSVDDAQKVAKLLWDSYLIGVGFDGIDFHIENGSALYYENLTNYLKDYGKKNNKEVILSASPSGLYPDAYLEKAMYSGHFDIVWIQLFNSTSCQYDSANQNDYLPVASWEEWNMLLATGRPLFLGIPASEYISRSEQTDMDPLSPFGVPFFVPSIKSRHVSSKM encoded by the coding sequence atggcTCCTTTAGCTAAACTTGTTGTGGCTTGCCTGATCCTATCCTTGGCCTTAATCCAAGTCTCTTGGGTGGCTGGTGGCTCCATAGCTACCTACTGGGGTCAAGACACCAATGATACAGAAGGACGTCTAGAGGAACTCTGTAATACTGGCCACTATTCTCACATAAACGTAGCCTTTCTTACCCATTTTGGCGATGGCCGAGACCTGGAGTTCAGCATTTTTGATCACTGCAACAACCAGGTCAGTTGCATCCGTTTTGGCCGGGACATAAAGACTTGTCAAAGCAAGCAAGTTAAGATCCTCCTCTCTATTGAAGGACCTTATGGAACCTATTCTCTGAATTCTGTTGACGATGCCCAAAAGGTTGCGAAGCTATTATGGGATTCCTATCTGATTGGAGTTGGATTTGACGGCATAGATTTCCACATAGAGAATGGGTCCGCACTATATTATGAAAATCTTACAAATTACTTGAAGgattatggtaaaaaaaataataaagaagtcATTTTATCAGCATCTCCTAGCGGTCTTTATCCTGATGCATATCTTGAAAAAGCCATGTACTCAGGTCATTTTGACATTGTTTGGATTCAGTTATTTAACAGCACTTCATGCCAGTATGATAGTGCCAATCAGAACGATTATCTACCTGTGGCTTCATGGGAGGAATGGAATATGCTGCTTGCAACAGGGAGACCGCTGTTTCTGGGTATACCGGCGTCCGAATATATTTCAAGGTCCGAACAAACGGACATGGATCCTCTGTCCCCATTTGGTGTCCCCTTTTTTGTCCCTTCAATTAAAAGTAGACATGTGTCATCtaaaatgtaa